A region of Panicum virgatum strain AP13 chromosome 8N, P.virgatum_v5, whole genome shotgun sequence DNA encodes the following proteins:
- the LOC120686438 gene encoding cytochrome P450 71A1-like, translating to MGLSPFLAVLPAIIALLSLVFFFSTGRKAALSHGHGRRSLPPSPPGFPLVGHLPLLGSLPHRTLRAMAGTHGPVMLLRLGRVPVVVASSAAAAQEAMKARDVAFAGRYSGPMVERLFYGRDRDMAFASYGEHWRQARRVCVLHLLSQRCVLSFRRVRQQETAALIGRVRRDAAAAVNLSHLLVVYSSAVLLRAAFGNDDDDDSSYGLDGEGEILRKLLVDAEELLGLGTLGEVVPWLAWVNSVRGVHAKAARTSEALDGFLERGIADHHTRRHRGGPRKGDGGGDENRRSFASVLLDVKEEEEAGGIQFDTAAVKAIILDMFLAGSSTTASIVESAMAELINHPDEMRKLQEEIRAAIIHDGGDNQITEDHLGKLRRLKPVLKETLRLHMPSPLVHRQTVEDTELLGYHVPARTRVIIDVGAIARDPATWERAGEFLPERWFGDDGASAAVAGQDFTFLPFGGGRRGCPGAGFGMASVDLVLTSLLYHFDWELPAGGASTVDMDVVGELAVRLKKPLCLVAKPWCP from the exons ATGGGCCTCTCACCGTTTCTTGCAGTGCTGCCCGCCATTATTGCCCTTCTCTCCCTCGTGTTCTTCTTCTCCACCGGCAGAAAAGCTGCTCTCTCCCATGGACATGGACGGAGGAGCttgccaccgtcgccgccgggctTCCCTCTCGTCGGCCACCTGCCGCTTCTTGGATCGCTACCCCACCGGACGCTCCGGGCGATGGCCGGAACGCACGGCCCGGTCATGCTCCTGCGGCTCGGCCGCGTGCCCGTCGTGGTGGCctcctcggcggccgcggcgcaggAGGCCATGAAGGCCCGAGACGTGGCCTTCGCGGGCCGGTACAGCGGGCCGATGGTCGAGCGCCTTTTCTACGGGCGCGACCGCGACATGGCCTTCGCTTCCTACGGCGAGCACTGGCGCCAGGCGCGACGCGTCTGCGTGCTCCACCTCCTCAGCCAGCGCTGCGTGCTCTCCTTCCGGCGCGTTCGCCAGCAGGAGACGGCCGCCCTGATCGGCCGCGTCCgccgcgatgccgccgccgccgtgaaccTGAGCCATCTTCTCGTCGTCTACTCCAGCGCCGTCCTCCTGCGGGCCGCGTTcggcaacgacgacgacgacgactccaGCTACGGGCTCGACGGAGAAGGGGAGATTCTTAGGAAGTTGCTAGTCGACGCCGAGGAGTTGCTGGGCTTGGGCACGCTCGGCGAGGTCGTGCCGTGGCTGGCGTGGGTGAACTCGGTGAGGGGGGTGCATGCCAAGGCAGCACGGACGTCTGAGGCGCTGGATGGCTTCCTCGAGCGGGGCATTGCGGACCACCATACGCGGCGCCACCGTGGAGGTCCGCGGAAGGgagacggtggcggcgacgagAATCGCCGCAGCTTCGCGAGCGTGCTGCTGGATgtgaaggaggaggaagaggcggGAGGAATCCAGTTTGACACGGCAGCCGTCAAGGCCATCATCCTA GATATGTTCCTAGCCGGCTCGTCCACGACCGCCTCCATTGTGGAATCGGCAATGGCGGAGCTCATCAACCATCCAGATGAGATGCGCAAGCTCCAAGAGGAGATACGCGCGGCCATCATCCATGACGGCGGTGACAACCAAATTACCGAGGACCACCTAGGTAAGCTGCGCCGCCTCAAGCCGGTGCTCAAGGAGACGCTCCGTCTGCACATGCCGTCGCCGCTCGTGCATCGACAGACGGTCGAGGACACCGAGCTGCTCGGATACCATGTTCCAGCGCGCACCCGTGTCATCATCGACGTCGGGGCCATCGCACGGGACCCCGCCACGTGGGAGCGCGCAGGGGAGTTCCTGCCGGAGCGGTGGTTCGGGGATGacggcgcgtcggcggcggtggcggggcagGACTTCACATTCTTGCCGTTCGGTGGCGGGCGGAGAGGGTGCCCCGGTGCCGGGTTTGGCATGGCGAGCGTCGACCTGGTGCTGACGAGCCTGCTGTACCATTTTGACTGGGAGCTACCGGCCGGTGGGGCGTCCACGGTCGACATGGATGTGGTAGGTGAATTGGCCGTGCGGTTGAAGAAACCTCTGTGTCTGGTCGCTAAGCCATGGTGTCCTTAA